The DNA region GTCGAGGTCCACGGGGCCTTTCAGGGAGAGGGAGAGAGAATCGGGCAACGGGTTCTCCCTAAGGGTCCTGGCCGCGGCGCCGAAGGCCGGGGAGAGCCCCGCCAGGCGCTGGAGGGCCTCCTCCGGGGAGACCCTCCGGACGGAGGCCACCAGGGGATGAACGCCCAAGCTCTTCTCGAGGGCCTCTCGCCGCGCCGGCTCGATCCCGTCCACGAGAAAGACGCGCACCTCGAGGTTCCGCTCCCAGGAGGCGAGGAGGGCGTTCACGTTGCCCGTGAGGTACAGGGAGAAGCCCAGCACGTACAGGGAGAGGGCCACGATGAAGAGGGCGAAGCCGTGCAGCGTCTTGTGGCGCATCAGCGCCACCGCGCCCTCGTTCAGGAAGTACCCGAGCATCCGCAACAGGCCCATGGCCTTCACAGGGTAGCAGAGCCGCCGCCGGGGGCGAAGCGGCGAGGCGAAAGGGAAAGGCCGGGGCACCTCCTCCCCGGGGCGGCCTCCTCATGGACGATTCGGTCCCGGTTTCCCTTTTTCACTCCCCGTCGTCGAGGAGGCGGCCCTTTTCCAGGAGCAGGACGCGTCCGCCGAATTCGGCGATGAGCTGGCGGTCGTGGGTGGCCACGAGGACCGTCGTGCCCGCGGCGTTGACCTCCCGGAAAAGGTTGAGGATCTCCCGGGCGAGCTCCGGATCGAGGTTGCCCGTGGGCTCGTCGGCGAGGAGGATGGCGGGACGGTTGATCAGGGCGCGGGCGATGGCGACGCGCTGCTGCTCCCCTCCCGAAAGCTGCTCGGGGTAGGCGGTCATGCGGTTTTGGAGTCCCACCCATCGGAGGGCCTCGAAGGCCCGGCGCTTGCGTTCCCTGGAGGGCACGCCTTGGAGGGTCAGGAGAAGGGAGACGTTCTCGTACACGGTGCGCGTGGGAATCAGCCGGAAATCCTGGAAGACCACTCCCAGGCGGCGTCGGAAGAAGGGCATCTGGCGGCGCGTGAGCCCCGCGAGGTTCCGGCCGTTCACCACGATCTGCCCGGCGGTGGGGCCGTCCTCCCGGATGATGAGTTTGAGCAAGGTGCTCTTCCCCGCCCCCGAGGAGCCCGTCACGAAGCAGAACTCGCGCGGGTGGATCGTGAAGCTCACGTCCGAGAGGGCCTGAACCTCTCCCCGGTAGTTCATGTCCACGTGGTAGAAGCGGATCACGGCGCTCCGTCCTCCCAAGGTGCGGCCTGAAGGCCACCCTCGCCGTCCGGTCTTCCCGCCGGCCCGGTAGCCGATGCAAGTATACCTCGGGCGGGAAGGTCATCCGGTAAAGCGCCCGCTGTGACAGGCCTAGACCCTCCACGCCCTTGACAAAGGACCGGGGGGGGTAGGCTTTCCCCAGACCGACCATCGGTGTGGACGATACGTTGAGGGAGGGGGAGAATGGGACGGCGCATCTTCGCACGGGTCATGGCCGGACTACTCACGTCGAGCGCGTTGTGGACGGTCAACGCTTTTGCTCAAGTCGAGCGCCCCTGGGTCTGGATTCAGGCCAAGCCTTCCATTCCCAAGGACATGCTCTGCCAGCCCGGGGACTACGAGGTGTTTGCGTTCCGGGTAGGCTGTTACGACGTCGGCAAGGGCAGGTGGAAAGACTGCGAGACCCTCTTCATGGAGTACTACTCGTTGAGCGGGGTCCCTGCGGAGGAGCGGCCTTTGTGGATGGGGGGCCATGAACACAGCCGTTCAACCGGGGACGTGTTTCGCACCCTCGGGTTCCTCGCTTCGGCGGTGGATGAGAGCGGGGGCAGCGATCCAACTCTATTTTATGGCCACACGCTAACCAGGGGTGGAACGCCTACAAGGGCATGCCCGAAGCGAGCGGCGTCGTCCGAGTCATGGGTCGATACGCTTGTGAGGATACGCGATTCCGGTTTCTTGCCGATGAGGTTTGGCATCTCGATCCGTCGGATCCATCGGGAAGGACGGTCTACACCGAGATCGCCTTCATGGTGGGCGTCTATGGGCTTGAAGTCCTCCCCGACAGCGAGGACTATATGAAGAACTCCAACCACGCTGGCCACAGCGCCCCCGTCTTTTGTGGCACTCCGGAAATGAATCGAAAGCTGGCGAATCTGGCGCGGGAATTCAGGGAGAGCTACCCTCAGGGAGGCACGGTCTCCTTCAATGACCTCAGCCTTCGGTATGGGGGTCTGTATGATGTTGATCAACATTGGGACTGCGACCACGTTCTGCACCGAGAAGGCAAATCGGCCGACGTAAACCGAACGGTTTCTAAAGAAAACTTAGAAAAGGTAGCCAGGAATTTGGGTTTCACGGAATGTCACCCGGGCAGCACACTCATCCATCTTGAATTGGGGCCCTGCCAGAAGAAGAGGAGTGCGTGACATGCGAAAGCAGATTCCCATTCTGTTGGCTGCGCTGGCCTTTTGTCTGGTTTTGGCCGGGATTCTCTCCTTCGCCCAGGCGCCCCCCAAACCGATCTTCGAGAACGTGCGGGTGCATGCCTCATGCGAAGAGGACGTCCAGCACGGCGGCTATCGCTATACCTACGCGGTGACCAACCCGGCGGAGAACACCATCAGCTTGTGGGATATCAACCTTCCGCTTGGAGTGGAGGTCTGGGAGGTTGCGGCCCTTTTCGGTCCGCTCCATTGGTCGAAAGACACGTGGGGGAGGGAGTTCTCTCCCAATCCAGAGGATGGCCTGCTTCCTCCCAGCGTGTCTTGGAATGCCTCGGACGATCCGTTCTTGCTCCTTCCGGGAGGAACGGTTGCTCCTCTAGGGTATAGCGTTCCCGTGCCTCCCACGGTACGCGAAGCATGGATTTACGCCTGGTTGGAGCCCTGGTTCATTGCCTACCGGCAGGCTGCGGGCGAGGACTACGACGACCCGGCCGGCCTGAAACGCGAGTACATTCGCAAGATCCCCACACTGGCGCCCCTGCCC from Acidobacteriota bacterium includes:
- the ftsE gene encoding cell division ATP-binding protein FtsE; translation: MIRFYHVDMNYRGEVQALSDVSFTIHPREFCFVTGSSGAGKSTLLKLIIREDGPTAGQIVVNGRNLAGLTRRQMPFFRRRLGVVFQDFRLIPTRTVYENVSLLLTLQGVPSRERKRRAFEALRWVGLQNRMTAYPEQLSGGEQQRVAIARALINRPAILLADEPTGNLDPELAREILNLFREVNAAGTTVLVATHDRQLIAEFGGRVLLLEKGRLLDDGE